ttagaaaAGCAAGACATCGTGGGAAATATAAAAACGTAACTATGCTTTTATAGTGTTGGTTGTTTGTCGTTTGTGCTTCAACTGTCAtccgtttttatatttttttcttcatttttcttgtttattttaaccataGTATTCCATTCTTTACCTTAGGTTGATAAAACCGTCCTTTAGGAATGAAAAATGTTCCCCACTTATAGATAAGAGTCTATCCGATAGTATACTGGGGATGGGAAATTTCGACGACTTGCTGATTGACGACACGAGTAGTGGTAGTAGTGGGAAGAGGAATTCGCCTTGCATTATCACTGCAGTCGTAAAGAcaccaaaattttgtaaacgAAACCAGAAAGGAGAAGAAAAGACTGTTAAGAGAGAATGCATGAGTGCTATAAGAACTGCGGGAGATAATTTTACACGAAATAATTTAACATGTAATAATAGGGAAAAAAAGTGGAACTTGAGAAACTCAAAGCAGCCTGCTGTTGAGGACAAAACTACAAAATCTATTGTTCCACTACCGTTTAACGATGAGTTGGATGATATACTATCGACTCAAATGGATCTAGATGATTTTACACAGGCGTTGGACAGTGGCAAAAGTGATTCAAAGTCAGTGTTAAATATAAATGAAGACGTAATTGATTTGACCCAGGGAAATGGAGATATCAGTGAAGGTTACACCAAACTGGAAAACCATAACAAAGAGGTCATTGACGTCAATAAAAACAGTATcgcagaaaaaagaaaaataatgagTACACCAAAACCCACAAACTACAAATCAATCACGAACGAGGACTTAATGTTCGATTCCATACTGTTAAATTTCGACGACGATTTCGACATTGACGACGAATTTAAATGCAAAAGTCAGGAGACACCGCCGCCACCACCACCAAGCGTGACGTCTGATCAACGTAAATTAAAAACGCGCAGTCACACGTCGCCGTTTCCATTGCGCAAAAATATGCGCTATgatatgtgcaaaaatatcggtaaaagtTCAGCGAGGTTACCTGTTGGTGATAAAaccttaaaagaaaataaaaaaactcatttgACGTCGGCTAAGAGTACAGTTAAAGGAACACAAACTGCTAGATTGAATTTGGGTATTACAAGAAACACGTGTCCTCGACCAGGCTTAACACGTAACTCAAGGCATACTTTAAATAGCAACAAATCTGTAAAAAACACGATCAATAAACCAATATTAACACATAATTCGAACACACCTAGACTGGATTTGGATTTATCTAGAATATGCGATGAAAACAAAAGAGGTAATGTTTGCGAAGTTGAAGATTCGATGATATCACCTTGCATAACTGgtgagtcaatcgtttcctaccttttttttgtttttaccaaGGCTTAAAGCAGTAGGACTTCTTATCATTTGTGCACGAGTATTAATGTTATTGTGTACTATTGATTCAGCAACCAACAACGAACGGAGCTTGTAATTGCATTCACGCTTGAAGTACTTTA
This is a stretch of genomic DNA from Hydractinia symbiolongicarpus strain clone_291-10 chromosome 9, HSymV2.1, whole genome shotgun sequence. It encodes these proteins:
- the LOC130657525 gene encoding uncharacterized protein LOC130657525, which gives rise to MEVQKVNHFSYLYFYFNIYRKTFYTICKKMSMTDHYPMKKRKYCPNSKTPKRNLRSDCKQKEGYTPPLAKDIPLPRKSLKIISPTVASSDESCIEIGWDNNSPSPSTILKSSKGRRNRKEDISSLLKNFPKKRRCHVDKDSHDDEILLSTWMQEDLASGSSDTKARQSNRRLNLRRTLRQRGTVNFNKELRKFAELAKAAEKQDIVGNIKTLIKPSFRNEKCSPLIDKSLSDSILGMGNFDDLLIDDTSSGSSGKRNSPCIITAVVKTPKFCKRNQKGEEKTVKRECMSAIRTAGDNFTRNNLTCNNREKKWNLRNSKQPAVEDKTTKSIVPLPFNDELDDILSTQMDLDDFTQALDSGKSDSKSVLNINEDVIDLTQGNGDISEGYTKLENHNKEVIDVNKNSIAEKRKIMSTPKPTNYKSITNEDLMFDSILLNFDDDFDIDDEFKCKSQETPPPPPPSVTSDQRKLKTRSHTSPFPLRKNMRYDMCKNIGKSSARLPVGDKTLKENKKTHLTSAKSTVKGTQTARLNLGITRNTCPRPGLTRNSRHTLNSNKSVKNTINKPILTHNSNTPRLDLDLSRICDENKRGNVCEVEDSMISPCITETGKEIPLSSTQKCNYSEIERKRQEALLKLKARTRLKK